A genomic region of Vibrio sp. 10N contains the following coding sequences:
- the malT gene encoding HTH-type transcriptional regulator MalT: MWIPSKLTRPGRLHNAIVRPRVLDLLAQAPFYKLVLFRSPAGYGKTTMAAQWLSDKPHVGWYSIDESDNDPFRFVNYLLQAINKATSNSCPNAQKLAERRQFSSLHSLFSEVFAELTSYHHECYIVLDDYHLITDEDIHEAMRFFLKHMPDNITLVVTSRGNPPLGTANLRVRDLMIEIGNELLAFDTEETTRFFSQRLASEIDNETANTLRTYVEGWPSALQLFALQAQHQKRTLAQSVETISQFNHAHLWDYLVEEVFDLLDKETRHFLMQCSVLDHFNDNLVTALTKRDDALSMIESLNRFGLFIYPLEGENNWFRFHNLFAEFLSHERKARIPQQEHDLHLAAANAWLEQKVPHQALRHARLANNADLVANILLQFGWQMFNQGELTTLEDAIGVLSHDQLYSQPKLCVLQAWLAQSQHRYNEVGELIDKASEEMATREVKVTKKEEGEFHALRAQVAINQNSPDQAIELAELALSELDHSEYRSRIVATSVVGEVNHVIGNLSRALSMMQQTEKLARQYHVYHQALWAQLQQSEILIAQGYVQAAFEIQESAFKLIEEQQLHQVPLHEFLLRVRAQVLWCWNRLDEAEECAYKGIDVLGNIDPSKHLHSYSMIARIAIGRGELDKASKVIEQIQHLIKQSTYHVDWTANASLSLLLYWQARNDMESVEQWLETAIRPDEACNHFSQLQWRNIARAQIQLGQFEQAQSTLDFLEQAASKHQLVTDRNRNLIVEAILNVHNKNEEKAKQLLKEALVLTNQTGMIGNFLIDGATIGHLLANLVSKSDLGDLERHRAQLLMKDINTTQRSRSVHFNEEFVEKLVNHPNIPELVRTSPLTQREWQVLGLIYSGFSNEQIAQELDVAGTTIKTHIRNLYQKLNIANRKEAISTAENLLQLMGY; encoded by the coding sequence ATGTGGATTCCTTCAAAACTGACTCGTCCGGGCCGCTTGCACAATGCTATTGTGCGCCCACGAGTATTAGATCTGCTTGCACAGGCTCCCTTTTATAAACTGGTACTTTTTCGCTCGCCGGCAGGTTACGGTAAAACAACGATGGCCGCTCAATGGTTATCGGACAAACCACATGTAGGTTGGTACAGCATTGATGAAAGTGACAACGACCCATTTCGTTTCGTCAATTACTTGCTGCAAGCCATTAATAAAGCCACCAGCAATAGCTGTCCTAATGCCCAAAAGCTGGCAGAACGTCGACAATTTTCATCTCTGCACTCACTGTTTAGTGAAGTGTTCGCCGAGCTAACCAGCTACCATCACGAGTGCTATATCGTGCTGGATGATTACCACCTCATCACCGATGAAGACATTCATGAAGCGATGCGCTTTTTCCTAAAGCACATGCCAGATAACATCACTTTGGTCGTGACCAGTCGTGGTAATCCCCCACTGGGTACCGCAAACCTGCGTGTACGTGACCTTATGATTGAAATTGGCAACGAATTACTTGCCTTCGACACAGAAGAAACCACTCGCTTCTTTAGCCAGCGCCTTGCCAGTGAGATCGATAACGAAACGGCCAATACACTGCGCACATACGTTGAAGGTTGGCCATCGGCGCTGCAACTTTTCGCACTGCAAGCGCAGCACCAGAAACGCACACTGGCACAATCGGTAGAGACCATCTCCCAGTTCAACCACGCACACCTTTGGGACTACCTAGTTGAAGAGGTGTTTGACTTACTTGATAAAGAAACTCGTCATTTCTTAATGCAGTGCTCGGTGCTTGATCATTTCAACGACAATTTGGTCACCGCACTAACAAAACGCGACGATGCGCTTAGTATGATTGAGTCGTTAAACCGTTTTGGCCTATTCATCTACCCGTTGGAAGGAGAGAACAACTGGTTTAGGTTCCACAACCTATTTGCTGAGTTTTTATCCCACGAACGAAAAGCACGAATTCCCCAACAAGAGCACGACCTACATCTAGCTGCTGCGAATGCTTGGCTAGAACAAAAAGTGCCTCATCAAGCCCTGCGTCATGCGCGTCTTGCTAACAATGCAGATTTGGTGGCGAACATTTTGCTGCAGTTTGGCTGGCAAATGTTTAACCAAGGTGAGCTAACCACCCTAGAAGATGCGATTGGCGTTCTCAGCCACGATCAGCTTTATAGTCAGCCAAAGCTTTGCGTGTTGCAGGCTTGGCTGGCACAAAGCCAACACCGCTATAACGAAGTCGGTGAACTGATCGACAAAGCCAGTGAAGAAATGGCAACACGCGAGGTCAAAGTAACCAAGAAAGAAGAAGGTGAATTCCACGCACTTCGTGCTCAGGTGGCCATCAACCAAAACTCGCCAGATCAAGCTATCGAACTGGCGGAGCTGGCACTAAGTGAGCTTGACCACTCGGAATATCGCAGCCGCATTGTGGCCACCTCAGTTGTTGGCGAGGTCAACCACGTGATCGGTAACCTTAGCCGTGCACTGTCTATGATGCAGCAGACCGAAAAGCTGGCTCGTCAATATCACGTCTACCATCAAGCGTTATGGGCGCAGCTACAACAAAGTGAAATTCTGATCGCACAAGGCTACGTGCAAGCTGCATTCGAAATTCAAGAGAGCGCCTTTAAACTGATTGAAGAGCAGCAACTCCACCAAGTGCCGCTACACGAGTTCTTATTGCGTGTCCGTGCCCAAGTTCTTTGGTGCTGGAACCGCCTCGATGAAGCAGAAGAGTGCGCGTACAAAGGCATCGACGTACTGGGGAACATCGATCCAAGCAAGCACCTGCACAGTTACTCGATGATTGCTCGCATCGCCATTGGTCGCGGCGAGCTGGATAAGGCGTCTAAAGTCATTGAACAGATCCAGCACCTCATCAAGCAGTCGACCTATCACGTTGACTGGACAGCGAATGCCTCATTGTCACTATTGCTTTACTGGCAAGCCAGAAACGACATGGAGTCGGTTGAACAATGGCTAGAGACTGCAATTCGACCGGATGAAGCGTGCAACCACTTTTCACAGCTTCAATGGCGTAATATTGCTCGTGCGCAAATCCAGCTAGGTCAATTTGAACAGGCTCAGAGCACTCTCGACTTCCTGGAACAAGCCGCAAGCAAGCACCAACTGGTGACCGATCGCAACCGTAATCTCATTGTGGAAGCTATCCTAAATGTTCATAACAAAAATGAAGAAAAGGCAAAACAGCTGTTGAAAGAAGCGTTAGTGCTTACTAACCAAACTGGCATGATTGGCAATTTCCTCATTGATGGCGCCACCATTGGCCACTTGCTGGCTAACCTAGTGTCGAAGTCCGATCTTGGCGATCTTGAGCGTCACCGCGCGCAACTGCTGATGAAAGACATCAACACCACTCAGCGTAGCCGCTCAGTACACTTTAACGAAGAGTTTGTTGAGAAGCTGGTCAACCACCCTAATATCCCTGAGTTAGTACGTACTAGCCCGCTAACCCAGCGTGAATGGCAAGTTCTTGGATTGATTTACTCTGGTTTCAGCAACGAGCAAATTGCTCAAGAGTTGGATGTTGCAGGTACCACGATTAAAACTCACATTCGTAACCTGTACCAAAAGCTCAACATTGCCAATCGTAAAGAGGCGATCAGTACTGCAGAAAACTTATTGCAGTTGATGGGTTACTAA
- the glgB gene encoding 1,4-alpha-glucan branching protein GlgB produces MNKIGLKRQQQAYDRLSSASFADPFSFLGPYLQDETHALRVWMPGADAVTVVLKDGTRMPMVRDKASGFVLESELDLRFTHYQLAIDWNGTEQLLDDPYQYHGLYAEYEELHTPKEMYHQMGAQFITQERDGNNVEGTRFLVYAPHASAVSLVGNFNAWDGRRNPMQRLDYGIWGLFIPNLPEGTQYKFELKGPDGEGLPHKADPWGFYSEQYPSFSSVTYNHDRYDWQDSSWQQRPVTEKRKEALSFYELHAGSWKRNNNGDFLNYRELADELIPYLTDMGYTHVELMPVSEHPFYGSWGYQPVGLFAPTSRFGSPDDFKYFVDQCHQAGLGVVLDWVPAHFPSDDHGLANFDGTPLFHDPDPRRGWHQDWNSYIYDLGREHVRRFLVSNALYWFEQFHIDGIRVDAVASMLYLDYSRSHDQWIPNVDGGRENYDAIATLKWMNEEVYKHFPNAMTIAEESTAFPGVSAPTFAGGLGFGFKWNMGWMHDSLSYIQEDPVHRKYHHDTITFPLVYAHSENYVLSLSHDEVVYGKGSIHNKMPGDEWQQTANLRAYLGYMYAQPGKKLNFMGAEFGQTGEWNHDDQLQWFLLDFERHQGVKALTKDLNLLYRREKALFDQDSDPQGFEWRLQDAAEASILAHERISEDGERVLVISNFTPVPHEAFRLGVPLAGRYELLLNTDDSLYAGSGFGVVQVAETEGIESESQPQSLSLRLPPLSTVFYKYQG; encoded by the coding sequence TTGAACAAAATAGGGCTTAAAAGACAACAACAAGCGTACGATCGACTCTCGAGTGCATCGTTTGCTGACCCATTCTCATTCTTAGGTCCATACCTACAGGATGAGACTCACGCACTGAGGGTTTGGATGCCCGGTGCAGACGCCGTAACAGTTGTCTTGAAAGACGGCACGAGAATGCCAATGGTGCGAGATAAAGCATCTGGGTTTGTCTTAGAATCGGAACTCGATTTGCGATTTACCCACTATCAGTTGGCTATTGACTGGAATGGCACTGAGCAACTGCTCGATGACCCATACCAATATCACGGTTTGTATGCCGAATATGAAGAGTTGCACACACCGAAAGAGATGTACCATCAAATGGGGGCGCAGTTTATCACCCAAGAGCGTGATGGTAACAACGTCGAAGGTACTCGCTTCTTAGTGTATGCACCGCATGCATCCGCAGTAAGCCTAGTCGGTAATTTCAATGCGTGGGATGGCCGCCGCAATCCGATGCAGCGACTCGATTACGGTATCTGGGGACTGTTTATTCCAAACTTGCCGGAAGGCACTCAGTACAAGTTTGAGCTCAAAGGGCCAGATGGCGAAGGTCTGCCTCACAAAGCGGATCCATGGGGTTTCTATTCTGAGCAATACCCATCGTTCTCTTCTGTTACCTATAACCATGACCGCTATGACTGGCAAGACAGCAGTTGGCAGCAGCGTCCGGTAACCGAAAAACGCAAAGAAGCGTTATCGTTCTACGAGCTGCACGCAGGTTCTTGGAAACGCAACAACAATGGCGACTTCCTGAATTATCGCGAACTTGCTGATGAACTGATCCCTTACCTAACCGATATGGGCTACACCCATGTTGAATTGATGCCAGTTTCTGAGCACCCGTTCTACGGTTCATGGGGCTATCAGCCAGTGGGTTTGTTTGCACCGACCAGCCGTTTTGGTTCACCAGATGACTTCAAATACTTTGTCGACCAGTGTCACCAAGCTGGCCTTGGTGTGGTGCTAGACTGGGTTCCAGCCCACTTCCCATCGGATGATCACGGCTTAGCAAACTTTGATGGTACGCCGCTGTTCCACGATCCGGATCCGCGTCGTGGTTGGCACCAAGATTGGAACTCGTACATTTACGATCTTGGCCGCGAACATGTTCGTCGTTTCTTGGTATCCAATGCCCTTTACTGGTTTGAGCAATTCCATATCGATGGTATCCGTGTCGATGCGGTGGCTTCGATGCTGTATCTTGATTACTCACGTAGTCATGACCAGTGGATCCCAAATGTCGATGGCGGCCGTGAAAATTACGATGCAATTGCAACCTTGAAATGGATGAACGAAGAAGTGTACAAGCACTTCCCGAATGCCATGACGATCGCTGAAGAATCGACAGCTTTCCCTGGCGTTTCTGCTCCTACTTTTGCTGGTGGTTTAGGTTTTGGGTTTAAGTGGAATATGGGTTGGATGCATGACAGCTTGTCGTACATTCAAGAAGATCCAGTTCACCGCAAATACCATCACGATACCATCACATTCCCGCTTGTTTACGCACATAGTGAAAACTACGTTCTGTCGCTATCACACGATGAAGTGGTGTATGGCAAAGGCTCTATCCATAACAAAATGCCAGGTGATGAGTGGCAACAAACCGCGAACCTTCGTGCTTACTTAGGTTACATGTACGCTCAACCAGGTAAGAAACTCAACTTCATGGGAGCCGAGTTTGGTCAAACGGGTGAGTGGAATCACGATGACCAGCTTCAATGGTTCTTGCTTGATTTTGAGCGCCACCAAGGTGTGAAAGCACTGACCAAAGACTTGAACTTACTGTATCGCCGTGAAAAAGCGCTGTTTGATCAAGACTCAGATCCGCAAGGCTTTGAGTGGCGACTACAAGATGCCGCAGAAGCGAGTATTTTGGCACATGAGCGTATCAGCGAAGACGGTGAGCGCGTATTAGTGATCAGTAACTTCACGCCAGTACCACACGAAGCGTTTCGATTGGGTGTGCCACTAGCAGGACGCTATGAACTGCTGCTAAACACCGACGACAGCCTCTATGCAGGCAGTGGTTTCGGCGTGGTGCAGGTTGCAGAAACAGAGGGCATAGAGAGTGAGTCTCAGCCTCAGTCTCTATCACTGCGTCTGCCGCCGCTTTCAACGGTATTCTACAAATACCAAGGCTAA
- a CDS encoding ABC transporter permease gives MALPTYASRAERVGYWSYLGFCSLVLFFLIAPILIIVPLSFNATPYFTFTEGMMNLEPEAYSLRWYQEMIENQQWRQALQNSTFIALMAAILATLLGTLAALGLSNEKVPFRNAILALLISPMIVPVIISAAAMYFFYTRFGLAQTMPGIILAHAALGTPFVVITVSATLSGFDHSLTKAAASLGANPVYTFRTVTFPLIRPGMISGGLFAFGTSFDEVVVALFITGAEQRTVPRQMWSGIREQISPTILAVASLLILMSVLLLVTLEYLRRRNMKIRGIDE, from the coding sequence ATGGCATTACCAACTTACGCATCGCGCGCTGAGCGGGTGGGGTACTGGAGTTACCTTGGTTTTTGTAGCTTGGTGCTGTTTTTTCTCATCGCGCCGATTTTGATTATTGTCCCACTCTCATTCAATGCAACGCCTTATTTCACCTTTACTGAGGGGATGATGAATCTTGAGCCAGAGGCATATTCGCTGCGCTGGTATCAAGAGATGATAGAAAACCAGCAATGGCGCCAAGCATTGCAAAATAGCACCTTCATCGCCCTGATGGCGGCCATTTTGGCCACGTTATTGGGTACGCTGGCAGCACTGGGTTTATCCAACGAGAAAGTACCGTTTCGTAATGCGATATTGGCGCTACTGATTTCACCTATGATAGTGCCGGTGATCATTTCGGCCGCGGCAATGTACTTCTTCTACACCCGATTTGGCCTTGCTCAGACTATGCCCGGGATTATCTTGGCGCACGCCGCGCTGGGTACGCCGTTTGTGGTGATTACGGTTAGCGCGACATTGAGCGGCTTCGATCATAGCTTAACCAAAGCGGCGGCAAGTCTGGGCGCTAATCCGGTGTACACCTTTCGCACCGTGACGTTTCCGCTGATCAGGCCGGGGATGATTTCTGGTGGACTGTTTGCGTTTGGTACTTCGTTTGATGAGGTGGTGGTGGCGCTGTTCATTACGGGTGCCGAGCAGCGCACCGTGCCACGGCAGATGTGGTCCGGTATTCGTGAGCAAATTAGCCCGACCATTTTGGCAGTGGCATCGCTGCTGATTTTGATGTCGGTACTGCTATTGGTGACGCTTGAGTATCTGCGGCGCCGCAATATGAAAATTCGTGGAATCGATGAGTAA
- the malQ gene encoding 4-alpha-glucanotransferase, with protein MTEQTALKQVAEMAKIADSYVSAWGDEAKVEDETILRLLASLGYDTTNDKSLLKSAEKKHKKEVLDPVLVVKDGDAVEVELHLGVSARESDFSWRLETEQGEVLEGYLQSQIVRDERAEGGPLVFALPNNLPWGYHKLYLERKRRKAPYEMTLIRTPRACYKQSAMDEGKKLWGPSIQLYTLRTQHNWGIGDFGDLKQLVADIAARGGDFVGLNPIHSLFPANPEGASPYSPSSRRWLNILYIDVSSVAEFALSADAQQIVGGSEFQARLQKARESHWVNYTEVAELKMSVLPLLFDEFKTRHLDKQSERAKLFLDFVEAGGESLLHQAAFDAIHAELHAEDSNMWGWPVFPEKYRRFENAATQKFIADNQDKVQLYMYLQWIADVQINEAQALAEEKGMAVGLYRDLAVGVADSGSETWADNGNLVMDASIGAPPDILGPLGQNWGLPPLNPQVLQATSYDAYIQLLRANMKHCGSLRIDHVLGLLRLWWIPKGENATKGAYIYYPVEDMLAILALESHRHQCSVIGEDLGTVPDEIVDILRDAGVHSYKVFFFETAEDGGFISPEHYAGQSMSALCTHDMPTLRGFWHCDDLKMGREIGLYPDEEQLAGLFDDRLECKQGILDSVAWHGYLPEGVGRDASLVPMDAYLSEALQLHVAAGSSALLSVQLEDWLEMDKPVNIPGTVNEYPNWRRKLSMNLEEIFAQEGVNRIAKRLTEVRAKAS; from the coding sequence ATGACAGAACAAACAGCATTAAAACAAGTTGCTGAAATGGCAAAAATAGCTGACAGCTACGTAAGTGCGTGGGGCGATGAGGCCAAAGTTGAGGACGAAACCATTCTTCGTCTGCTTGCGTCTTTAGGCTATGACACCACTAATGATAAATCACTACTAAAATCTGCAGAGAAAAAGCACAAGAAAGAAGTGCTGGATCCGGTACTGGTTGTGAAAGACGGTGATGCAGTAGAAGTAGAACTTCATTTGGGTGTGAGCGCGAGAGAAAGCGATTTCAGCTGGCGTCTAGAGACTGAGCAAGGAGAAGTACTTGAAGGCTATCTTCAATCTCAGATCGTTCGTGATGAACGTGCTGAGGGTGGCCCTTTAGTATTTGCGTTACCAAACAACCTTCCATGGGGCTATCACAAGCTTTACTTAGAGCGTAAGCGTCGCAAAGCACCTTACGAGATGACACTTATCCGTACGCCTCGTGCTTGTTACAAGCAAAGTGCAATGGATGAAGGCAAAAAGCTTTGGGGTCCAAGTATCCAGCTATACACGCTTCGTACTCAGCACAACTGGGGCATTGGTGACTTTGGCGATCTTAAACAGTTGGTTGCGGATATCGCAGCCCGTGGTGGTGACTTTGTGGGTCTTAACCCAATTCACTCACTATTCCCGGCGAACCCAGAAGGTGCGAGCCCATACAGCCCATCTTCTCGCCGCTGGTTGAACATCCTATACATCGACGTAAGCTCTGTGGCGGAATTTGCACTCAGCGCAGATGCGCAGCAAATCGTTGGTGGTTCTGAGTTCCAAGCGCGTCTGCAAAAAGCGCGTGAGTCACACTGGGTGAACTACACCGAAGTGGCTGAGCTTAAGATGAGCGTACTGCCACTGCTATTCGATGAGTTTAAAACTCGTCACCTAGACAAGCAGTCTGAGCGCGCGAAACTGTTCTTAGATTTCGTTGAAGCAGGCGGTGAGAGTCTTCTTCATCAAGCGGCCTTTGATGCGATCCATGCTGAGCTTCACGCAGAAGACAGCAACATGTGGGGCTGGCCGGTATTCCCAGAGAAGTACCGCCGCTTCGAAAATGCAGCGACACAGAAGTTCATCGCTGACAACCAAGACAAAGTTCAGCTTTACATGTACTTGCAGTGGATTGCTGACGTGCAAATTAATGAAGCTCAAGCACTAGCAGAAGAGAAGGGCATGGCTGTCGGCCTGTACCGTGACCTTGCTGTGGGCGTTGCAGATTCTGGCTCAGAAACATGGGCAGACAATGGCAACCTAGTGATGGATGCGAGCATCGGTGCGCCACCAGATATTCTTGGTCCTCTGGGTCAAAACTGGGGCCTACCGCCACTCAACCCACAAGTGCTGCAAGCAACGTCTTACGATGCGTACATCCAACTGCTGCGTGCCAACATGAAGCACTGTGGTTCATTGCGTATCGACCACGTTCTTGGTCTGCTGCGCCTTTGGTGGATTCCAAAAGGTGAGAACGCAACAAAAGGCGCGTACATCTACTACCCAGTAGAAGACATGCTAGCCATCCTAGCGCTAGAGTCACATCGCCATCAATGTAGCGTTATCGGTGAAGACTTGGGTACAGTGCCAGATGAAATCGTTGATATTCTGCGTGACGCGGGCGTTCACTCTTACAAGGTGTTCTTCTTCGAAACAGCAGAAGATGGTGGCTTCATCTCACCGGAGCACTATGCAGGTCAATCTATGTCTGCACTGTGTACGCACGATATGCCAACACTTCGCGGCTTTTGGCACTGCGATGATCTGAAGATGGGTCGTGAAATTGGTCTGTATCCAGATGAAGAACAGCTCGCTGGCCTGTTTGATGATCGCCTAGAGTGCAAACAAGGCATTCTAGATAGTGTGGCATGGCACGGTTATCTGCCAGAAGGCGTAGGTCGTGACGCAAGCTTGGTGCCGATGGATGCGTATCTGAGTGAAGCACTGCAACTTCACGTAGCAGCCGGATCTTCTGCCCTACTCAGTGTTCAGCTAGAAGACTGGCTAGAAATGGATAAGCCAGTAAACATTCCTGGTACGGTTAATGAGTACCCGAACTGGCGTCGTAAGCTGTCGATGAACCTTGAAGAAATATTCGCTCAAGAAGGGGTAAATCGCATCGCTAAACGCCTAACGGAAGTGCGCGCGAAAGCCAGCTAA
- a CDS encoding glycogen/starch/alpha-glucan phosphorylase → MKPAQQKKFDKASFQESVKKHLSATYATTVETATERQWYLAMGRALAELTTFDLLQTEADERIKSAKSVNYLSLEFLIGRLTGNNLISMGLYEQVTDAMAELGHNLTDLLEEERDPSLGNGGLGRLAACFMDSCAAQEFPTVGYGLHYEYGLFKQSFEDGRQKEAPDAWCGVEGYPWEVARPELAQEIGFFGHVEVVNVNGKDVRKWVPGMTVKAMPWDLPIVGYESDTVYPLRLWECQAIAPFSLESFNNGDYFEAQHALIDAGNITKVLYPNDNHEKGKTLRLMQQYFHSAASVRDILRRHEAAGYTLADLPKQETIQLNDTHPTIAIPELMRILLDEKGLSWDEAWAISSKTFAYTNHTLLPEALETWSESLIQRLLPRHMEIIFEINHHFLQDVRAMWPGDGEKQAKLSIIQEGFHRMVRMANLCVIGSYAVNGVAALHSELVKSDLFPEFHAMYPTRLHNVTNGVTPRRWLKFCNPGLSALITDKIGSEWPAKLEQLEGIAKYADDAKFQKDYMAVKKQNKQRLADWVKANMGIELDTNAIFDVMIKRLHEYKRQQLDLLHVLSLYHRLLNDPTFDMTPRVVFFGSKAAPGYHLAKEIIFAINKVAEKVNNDPRLGGKLKVVFIPDYRVSMAEMLIPAADVSQQISMAGKEASGTGNMKMALNGALTIGTMDGANVEIREEVGDENIYIFGLEVDGVKRTKAAGYNPYDFYNADPLLKASLDLLLGEEFTPGQPGLLRATYDSLLDGGDPYLCLADFASYVKAHEDMDAQYRDQAGWAKKAILNTALVGKFSSDRSIRDYVNNIWKLEAVSR, encoded by the coding sequence ATGAAACCTGCGCAACAGAAAAAATTTGATAAAGCTTCTTTCCAAGAAAGTGTTAAGAAACACCTGTCAGCGACTTACGCAACAACGGTAGAGACTGCAACAGAGCGTCAGTGGTATCTAGCAATGGGCCGTGCGCTTGCAGAGCTAACGACTTTTGACCTGCTTCAAACTGAAGCCGATGAGCGCATCAAGAGCGCGAAGAGCGTTAACTACCTATCTCTAGAATTCCTAATCGGTCGTCTAACAGGTAACAACCTAATCAGCATGGGTTTGTACGAGCAAGTGACAGATGCAATGGCAGAACTTGGTCACAACCTAACTGACCTTCTAGAAGAAGAGCGTGACCCATCATTGGGTAACGGTGGTCTAGGTCGTTTAGCAGCATGTTTTATGGATTCATGTGCAGCTCAAGAATTCCCAACTGTAGGCTACGGTCTTCACTACGAATACGGTCTATTTAAGCAATCATTCGAAGATGGTCGCCAAAAAGAGGCACCAGACGCATGGTGTGGTGTTGAAGGTTACCCATGGGAAGTTGCTCGTCCTGAACTTGCACAAGAGATCGGTTTCTTCGGTCACGTTGAAGTTGTAAACGTAAACGGTAAAGACGTTCGTAAATGGGTTCCAGGCATGACTGTGAAAGCGATGCCTTGGGATCTTCCAATCGTTGGCTATGAGTCTGACACGGTATACCCACTACGTCTTTGGGAATGTCAGGCAATCGCTCCTTTCTCTCTAGAAAGCTTCAACAACGGTGATTACTTCGAAGCACAGCACGCGCTTATCGATGCGGGCAACATCACTAAGGTTCTATACCCGAACGACAATCACGAGAAAGGTAAGACACTGCGTCTAATGCAGCAGTACTTCCACTCAGCAGCATCTGTACGCGACATTCTACGTCGTCACGAAGCAGCAGGTTACACGCTAGCGGATCTTCCTAAGCAAGAAACCATTCAGCTTAACGATACGCACCCAACGATTGCGATTCCTGAACTCATGCGCATCCTTCTTGATGAGAAAGGTTTAAGCTGGGATGAGGCGTGGGCGATTTCTTCTAAAACGTTCGCATACACAAACCACACACTACTTCCAGAAGCACTAGAGACTTGGTCTGAGTCGCTAATCCAGCGTCTACTTCCTCGTCACATGGAAATCATTTTCGAAATCAACCACCACTTCTTGCAAGACGTTCGTGCAATGTGGCCTGGCGATGGTGAGAAGCAAGCGAAGCTGTCTATCATCCAAGAAGGTTTCCACCGCATGGTTCGTATGGCTAACCTATGTGTTATCGGTTCATACGCAGTGAACGGTGTGGCTGCACTTCACTCAGAGCTAGTGAAATCAGACCTGTTCCCTGAATTCCACGCGATGTACCCAACTCGTCTACATAACGTAACGAACGGTGTGACACCACGTCGTTGGTTGAAATTCTGTAACCCAGGTCTATCAGCGCTTATCACTGACAAGATCGGTTCTGAGTGGCCAGCTAAGCTTGAACAGCTAGAAGGCATCGCGAAATACGCTGATGACGCTAAGTTCCAGAAAGACTACATGGCTGTTAAGAAACAGAACAAACAGCGTCTAGCGGACTGGGTTAAGGCGAACATGGGTATCGAGCTAGATACGAATGCTATCTTTGATGTGATGATCAAGCGCCTACACGAGTACAAGCGTCAGCAACTTGATTTGCTACACGTGTTGTCTCTGTACCACCGTCTACTGAATGATCCAACATTTGATATGACGCCACGCGTTGTATTCTTCGGCTCTAAAGCAGCACCGGGTTACCACCTAGCGAAAGAGATCATCTTTGCGATTAACAAGGTTGCTGAGAAAGTAAACAACGACCCACGCCTAGGCGGTAAGCTGAAAGTGGTATTCATCCCTGACTACCGTGTAAGCATGGCTGAAATGTTGATTCCAGCGGCTGACGTTTCTCAGCAAATCTCTATGGCAGGTAAAGAAGCATCTGGTACAGGTAACATGAAGATGGCTCTTAACGGCGCACTCACTATCGGTACGATGGATGGTGCTAACGTTGAGATCCGTGAAGAAGTCGGTGACGAGAACATCTACATCTTCGGTCTAGAGGTTGATGGTGTGAAACGCACCAAAGCAGCAGGTTACAACCCATACGACTTCTACAACGCTGACCCACTACTGAAAGCATCTCTAGACCTACTACTAGGCGAAGAGTTCACTCCAGGTCAACCAGGTCTGCTACGTGCAACATACGACAGCCTACTAGATGGTGGTGACCCGTACCTATGTCTTGCTGACTTCGCATCTTACGTGAAGGCGCATGAAGACATGGACGCGCAATACCGTGACCAAGCTGGTTGGGCGAAGAAAGCGATTCTTAACACGGCGCTAGTTGGCAAGTTCAGCTCAGACCGTTCGATTCGCGATTACGTGAACAACATTTGGAAACTAGAAGCAGTTTCTCGCTAA